CACAGCAGCATTATGCCGAACGGCGATTCAAACGGCTGGTGCAGCACAGGTACATAACGCGCCCACACCATTACCAAACCCGAAGCAAACAAAGCAAGTACCACCGGCGGCATTACCCGCACGGCACGGTAAGACATGGCTTTTTCCACCTCGCGCCTCGCCTCCCGCGACACCCGTTTGGAGTGCAGCACCGACAATACCAATACCTCAAAAAACACACCGCCCACAAAAGCAATCGCACAAAAAAGATGTACGATATGCGCCACCGCATAAATATTCATCATTAATTTCCATATCCGTACCGGCCGCCGGCGCAACCACACGTTGCACCACCCCGCCGAAGAGCATTAAGTGTACCACAGCCCTATTTTAAACTCTCTTTACCCTTTGCATAGATTATTAAACATTGTTTAATGCGATACTGAAAACAATCCTAACCCACTCAACATGGAGAACAAGATGAAAACCATCACCAAAACTTTCGCCCTGATTGCCTTGGCAGCTTCCCTGAGTGCCTGTTCCAACATGAGCACCTCCCAACGCAATGCTGCAACCGGCGCAGTCATCGGCGGTGTTGCCGGCAACCTGATTGGCGGTGATACCGGTTCAACCTTGGGTGGCGCGGCACTCGGCGGCGTTATCGGCAGCCAAGTCAACAAATAAACCGTTGTCCGCACCATTGCGGATACAACTTTACCGGCAGCTCCAATCCCGACCATGAGGATAAGGGCTGCCGGTATTGCTTTCATCTGCCCTTCAGCAACAGCAAAGGCCGTCTGCAAAACAACCCGACCATTTCATTCCGGTCATTTGCAGACGGCCTTTTAACACCCCACCGACCGCTTGGCAAACATTCAAAATCAAACAGACTGCCGGTTCAAACAATAATTCATTTTAAAACATTTTTCCCCAACAACCGCCCTTATCGGCTGAAAAAACCATTGTACGGATTATGTTGAGATTTTCCCAAAAATAGAATAAGATAACTACAAAACGAAAAGCTGGAACATTATCATTAAAACAAACCGGCACATAACCGCAGGCAGCCCGCTTTTCTTTTCATGCCTTTTCAGACGGCATCTTACTCAAAGTCTTCTTGCCAACGCTTCAACTGTCAGCCCTTACACTGGAGAATCACC
The nucleotide sequence above comes from Neisseria animalis. Encoded proteins:
- a CDS encoding CopD family copper resistance protein, which encodes MNIYAVAHIVHLFCAIAFVGGVFFEVLVLSVLHSKRVSREARREVEKAMSYRAVRVMPPVVLALFASGLVMVWARYVPVLHQPFESPFGIMLLWKILLAFSVLAHFAVAVTKMTRGTMTAGWSKYIHAAVLVHMVLIVFFAKAMFYLVW
- a CDS encoding glycine zipper 2TM domain-containing protein, which encodes MKTITKTFALIALAASLSACSNMSTSQRNAATGAVIGGVAGNLIGGDTGSTLGGAALGGVIGSQVNK